A genomic segment from Amphiura filiformis chromosome 10, Afil_fr2py, whole genome shotgun sequence encodes:
- the LOC140163013 gene encoding small integral membrane protein 8-like, protein MADKNADSPAPSSSNTGSQKPTHPNTGGLRGVRTTSLFRAVNFELFVKPNKAVMAFGLVAITGCVAYIGYMHAMKENKTDELIYEQYRPDGSTEWTRTKRSKWD, encoded by the exons ATGGCAGATAAAAATGCAGACTCTCCTGCACCAAGCTCCAGTAATACAGGCTCACAGAAACCCACTCACCCCAACACTGGGGGATTAAGAGGAGTAAGAACAACAAGTCTCTTCAGGGCagtcaattttgaactgtttgttAAACCA AACAAAGCGGTGATGGCATTTGGTCTAGTAGCAATCACAGGATGTGTGGCTTACATTGGTTACATGCACGCTATGAAGGAAAATAAAACTGATGAACTAATATATGAACAATACAGGCCTGATGGCTCAACTGAATGGACAAGAACAAAAAGATCGAAATGGGACTGA